AGAAAAAGTTGAGTCTAGAAGTAATGGAAAAGTAATGTTTTGAAGGAATGAAGGAGTTATATAAGTTGCGACCATGATGAATCACATAACTTGCTACTAGTTTCCCAATTCCCTCACACCAAAATAGTTGATGTGATTTCGAATTAAAAGATTAGTAGCGAAATGAGTGTAAGCTTCCACTTTTGGGGaactttcatatatttttggacAACTCAAAAACAAACGTACATTGTCCGTTTTGAGATGGACCATTTGTCAATGAAGAAAAATCGTCATCACAATGCATTTATCCATTGAAGAAGTGGTACACTCCCTTGTTTCTCAAACAAAAGAGTACTTGAAATTAAACAATGAAGGCAATGTGTTCCACGTTTTGGAGAAACATGTAAAGGCATGACATGGGCACCTGATTAGGAATCATGATACATCCTAAACAAATGGAAATGCTGAAATATCCATAAAGTTTCTGTTTACAGGACAATGTTGAAACCTATATTATTGTTAAAGACTTAagtaataaattaagaaaaagaaaaagaaaaaagtgaattAATGTTTCCACAGTAAGACTTgcactttttaaagttaaatcCAATAATCAAACAGCAACTACAATTAAGACATGAGTGCTACTAAAGAATAGGTTATcccttaaaaaatacttaaaaaacaTGATTTCATGCATATATTGGGCCTCTAATCCTGTTAAATTCATGTAAGATTAACATATTGTATGAAGTCAACATTATTGAGCATTATATAGTTCCAGACACGTATAGACTTGACTTACTGTTGCCACAGCAGCATGTGTGATATGTATTACATCCACGACAGCAACTACAGTTCCATCTGTATCCAAGCATCAATATTTATTAGAAACTACCATGACTTATGTGCAACATTTTCACCCATCAGTGTATTACCTCTATCTACTACTGGAAGGTGCAAAAACTTCCCGTCATGCATACTATGCAGTGCATCAACAATCGGTGTATCTACCGTTGCGCATTCTGGATTTGGAGTCATGACCtgtaaataaaatcaatagCACGGTGCATCAAGAATcaagttatttttcttttattaattatacaaatcaAAATTGTGGTGCCTCTTTGCAGTAGCTGATATTCCAACTTCTAGCAAGGAAAAAGATTTAAGGCGAAACATAAATTTCcagatgaaagagaaaatacCTTATCCACCAAAGTGGACTCTGGAGGAAGATTTTGTGCTATTACCCGCATCAAGATATCCTTTGATCTGACATTAGGATGCAAAAACCATGAACATGTTAGTCATAAAATAAAGATGCatcacaataataaaacttATAGATTGTTCTCTAAGAATTACAAACATTATGGGCAATGTTAACTTTTTCTTTGGGGGTTCATAGATGCTCAGGGGTGAAGTGCAGCTATCAATAAGAGACTTACGTAAGAATTCCCCGCGGTTTGTCATCAATTGTCACAACTGCACAGCTTAATCGAAGTTCAAGCATCTTCTTTGCTGTCACTAAAACTGTTTCTGTTGGGGAAACTGTTACAACCCTGAAAGATGCCACCATCTGTTTAATAAAGCAACTTTTGTAACTAATCATGTAATGACTTATATAGTATTATTTTCAAATAGCCATGTACTATACCacataaaaatttacaaaaagaaatattacCTACTTTGAATTCTCCAGAATGATTGTAGACAGAGATGGCCTAAACATCTGCTCTCGAAGCGTCTCAATGAAGGTATTGGGGCCTGCACACCAACCAAACAGCATAAAATAGAATGTCGTTTTTTTTCTGGAGGCACACCTAAATATATATTAGCaaccaataaaataataaggtaTTCCAAAGAAATCCACCAACCAGAAATTGATGTCCCCCAATGTTTTTCAACACCTTCAACAGCTGCAGCAATAGCCTTTCCCTTTTCAGCCGCCCTTTCCATACGAGCAATAGCATCATATAAACACTTTGCTATATCAAGTAAAGCAATGACCTCCCCATTCTCCACCACAGGCAAATGTCTGAATTTTCCTGTATATACAGCTCACGTTCAAAAAGCAAGATACAAaacagttttatttttcaaaaaccaaacaaacaaaaacaaaaaaagaaaacaaaattggaTGTGCCCCTAAACCTTGCACCATCTTTTGGAGGGCTTCCACAGCAAGAGTGTCGGAGAGAACAAAGACCGGGTTTTTTGTCATAACTTTTGAAACAGGTGTATTCTCAAGGTTAACCTCCTGGGCAATAACCCTAGTTGCTATATCCTTCAACCACAAAAAGGAACAGTAATATGAAAACATATAAACACAATTGTTAAAATCCAGGAAATGTAGCATGTAAGACCATTATTTTCTTGACAATTTGATCACATGAAGAATTCACCTTGTCTGTAAGGATTCCACAAAGTAATGCATTGGAGTCAGTTAGCAATAAAGCATCAACTCTACGAGCAGCCATCCGACGGCAAGCCTCAAGAATAGTTGTACTTTCAGGTATTGTTAGGGCCTTTGACAGCCGCAGCCGTTTTACAGTACGTTCACCACTTAGCCCCCTGTTCCAGATGCAAGTAAATATGGAGATTCGTTGCCAAAGTTTcattttgcaaaaattaaattgaGTTAGCCTATTAGCCACCTGGCTTCTATAGCAGTTTGTAGAGCTGGTGTGGATATAGATGTGTGTGTCTATAGGTGTGATTCTAATAATGCTGTGTAAGGTTCAGAGAGCATCTCATTTGACAAAGAAAAGCGAATGCTCCAGTTTTTTATCAAGCAGTCAGACAACAACTGACTCAACTCTTGAGGCCAAAAGAAGTAAAAGGTTTAAGCCATCAAGAAATTGCAACTGGAATGCACAGAAATTTGCAGAAAGTAAAAACTCCCATGAAAAATAAATCCTTTTACTCCTCAACCATCCTTTGAGAAGGAGTGGGGGCACAAACCTCACCctgttttcaaaaattgttaaGGAAACAAGAATCTATGATTGGCACCCAAAAGTACAGATATTTGCAGAAAATCTAGGAGGCGAGGAGGCATATATAAGTGTCTAATTTAATAGACTAGCTGTTATGCCTCTTAAACCCCTGCATCAAAGTAGCTGAGATGGACTCATAACCTAAATGCAGAAACAAGACTGTTCTAAACATCCTGGTACCAAGTTATAGCATCTCTAAGTAACAGCTGATGGCCAATGAGAATCTCAAATACTATGCACATCACAATTGAGACAGAAGTATAGAAATCACTATAATGTCTCCTAATAGAAGAGTTGCTAAATAAGTGACACATCTAACGTAAAGGCAATAGAGTGTAACTGTTAACAAATGTAGACAGACACGCATAggcaaacaaaaaacaaaaaaaaaaaaaccataaaagatAGGTTCCCCTATTGCATAACTATTAAAATTCAACTATGACTTTTCAATCAATTAacattcatctttttttttttttttttgagtaactatttttttttatgtgtgatATTTAACCATCCAAATTAAACGCATAATATGCACTTCTGATCTGAAGAATATTTTTCAGACACTCCAGTTAATAGCTAAGTTGTCATAGGTAAAGTACTAAGACTCTTGTAGCAGGTTCagattaaataaataacttcatcaaaattttctacCACGGCTCATAACATAACAATCAAAAATGCGCACCGATTCACTTCCTACTAACAAAACAGAtaacccaaacccaatacctaaCCCATTTGCTCTGAGACAACATAAAACAGAATCTCAAGCACCAAAAGCTAAAACCTTTGATAAAGGACTAAATAAGTTTCCAAAATTAACATCTTTTCAAAATTCACACGAGAACGCAACCAAcggacaaaacaaaaaagacgaGATGTCTACGAATTTAacacaggaaaaaaaataataataataattctagcATCCTCAGGACATACATAGATCGCGCAGACGAAAGAGATCTTCGCGCCGCAAACTCAGGGCCTCCATTCTCGGAAGTCTTCTTCTTGCTTGTCAGCGATAGACTTCTCCTTGAAGAGCCGCCTTGACCAGCCATCTTCACGGATAAATCAATTACAGAATACCTGCAATAGTATCACCATCAGTGTTACGCTTACGcataatgaaaagaaaacatcCAACGGCTCTCTTTGGTTGATGAGAAATtgaaaagaattatttaaaaaaaaaacgcttaAGAGTTTTTCATTTCCagttttctcatttctttttcttttcaaatagttTCTGAAaccaaggaaacaaaaacaagaacacgAAATATGAGTTCGCAAATTAACCTCGTGGCGGTTACCTTaattttcctctattttctAACCTAGCAATTAGAGCGTCAATTAAAAATTCGAAAGTTTAtcgcaaaaaacaaaaactcaccgAAGCTAAAACCTCCCTCCGCAACAAAGATTGTTGATGATATCAGAGTCAGCGATTTCAATGAGAACTTGAAATCCAATTCCGATTAAATCATAGCTGAATCATGACAAGAAGGAAATTGGAAATCAAACGGTTAAGGATCACCAAAGATTCTTCGTGTCGAGGAACGCGAGAAAAGAATTGGATATTGGACGGGAGTATACGAATTTGAGATTTCCTTGGGAAAATATAACAAGAGCGGTCGGAGAATCTTATCGGAAAATATGGATTTTCCGGTAAAATGCACCGACCGGTGAGAAAGAGAGGGTCAAAGACGGAGCCCTAATAAATGGGAGGATGAGAAACTCAACTCGATGCGATGAGAGAAGAGGGGCCACTACGATTCGTGCACGTCAACGAAACCTTCAACAGAAATAGCTCCAATTTCAAAGGACGTTTTGTGAATTGTGAATTGTGAGGCCCTCAAATTTTTCGCAGAAGGttgaacttttaattaaggtgggaaaaaaaagattgatttaCGTTTTTAGCCTTTAGACACAGAAGGTAATACTAAttacttctagaaaaaacctgaAAATTGTAGTCAACTGGAGCCGCCAAGGTTCTCCCTCTATGGATCTATTTGTATGAAGAAATGGGCTCTGATGAGCATTTGTCCGAAGGCAGAAATGATaatattttatacatttttcgatatcaattcaatacaaaattggCAGATTAAGTTGAAGGAtgtaattcatttaattaaataagtcataGTATAGTTcatctatataattttatatacatGTCTCAACATAATTAAAATCCAACACGTAAATACGAATTACTATCCCTAAGAACATGCTCGGACAAGCTTCAATTTGATCGATGAATTACAGTTAATTACAATCTCATTATCTTATCCCgaattctataattttttttttcttggtttatgTTGGGTAATAGATCAGTCGGAGtccaaaatgatagaaattgaaagctCATTGGCTAGGCCCATAAATCATGTGTCGCCCATTATTTTGGAATGGTAATGGAGCTTCCACGTGTCACAAGCACAATTATCCAGTACGCTCACTCACCACTCATTTCAACTATTCTCAACATCATGACCATGATCCACAACCAGAGGCAATTCTAACAGATTCCTTGGAAGCATAGGAGCTGGGAAACCAAGGATAACAACCGGTAGTAACTATCAGACAACTCTATATAAGGGAAACTCCTATCAAGTAAAAGGAGTTGATTCTTTGCGTATCATTCAATTCATTATTACCATATGAATTACCCATTTGAGCTATTTTTCACAGGCACATTTGACCAAATTTTGTCTAAAGTTTATTGTTTTTGCAGGTTGGGCATTCACTCAACTCATGTGATTCATCCGTTCGGAAATTGTGCAATCAGTTTATTATGATTATATGGCAT
This genomic interval from Corylus avellana chromosome ca3, CavTom2PMs-1.0 contains the following:
- the LOC132173438 gene encoding CBS domain-containing protein CBSCBSPB5-like; the protein is MAGQGGSSRRSLSLTSKKKTSENGGPEFAARRSLSSARSMGLSGERTVKRLRLSKALTIPESTTILEACRRMAARRVDALLLTDSNALLCGILTDKDIATRVIAQEVNLENTPVSKVMTKNPVFVLSDTLAVEALQKMVQGKFRHLPVVENGEVIALLDIAKCLYDAIARMERAAEKGKAIAAAVEGVEKHWGTSISGPNTFIETLREQMFRPSLSTIILENSKVVTVSPTETVLVTAKKMLELRLSCAVVTIDDKPRGILTSKDILMRVIAQNLPPESTLVDKVMTPNPECATVDTPIVDALHSMHDGKFLHLPVVDRDGTVVAVVDVIHITHAAVATAGNTAGISNEATNTMMQKFWDSAMALSANDDDEDTQSEGSLKLASDATETARSISYPLTKLSNTFAFKIEDKKGRMHRFTCEAQSLTDLLAAILQRVGDDIDPNNLPHIMTPPVIC